One stretch of Pseudomonas fluorescens Q2-87 DNA includes these proteins:
- the trmL gene encoding tRNA (uridine(34)/cytosine(34)/5-carboxymethylaminomethyluridine(34)-2'-O)-methyltransferase TrmL, which produces MFHVILFQPEIPPNTGNVIRLCANSGCHLHLIEPLGFEMDDKRLRRAGLDYHEYATLQRHADLASCLESLGHPRLFAFTTKGSRPFHDASFVAGDAFLFGPESRGLPAEVLDALPAEQRLRLPMREGCRSLNLSNTVAVAVYEAWRQNGFQ; this is translated from the coding sequence ATGTTTCACGTCATCCTTTTTCAACCGGAAATACCGCCCAATACCGGCAACGTCATCAGGTTGTGCGCCAACAGCGGCTGCCACCTGCATTTGATCGAACCGCTGGGCTTCGAGATGGACGACAAGCGCCTGCGCCGTGCCGGACTCGACTACCACGAGTATGCCACTTTGCAGCGTCATGCAGACCTCGCCAGCTGCCTGGAAAGCCTCGGGCATCCGCGCCTGTTTGCTTTCACCACCAAGGGCTCGCGGCCATTCCATGACGCCAGTTTCGTCGCCGGCGATGCGTTCCTGTTCGGCCCGGAAAGCCGTGGCCTGCCGGCCGAGGTGCTGGACGCCCTGCCCGCCGAGCAACGCCTGCGCCTGCCGATGCGCGAAGGCTGTCGCAGCCTGAACCTGTCCAACACGGTGGCGGTGGCGGTCTACGAGGCGTGGCGGCAGAACGGATTTCAGTAA
- a CDS encoding S41 family peptidase, whose protein sequence is MLHLSRLTSLALTIALVIGAPLAFAADPAPLAPAASAATTKAPLPLDELRTFAEVMDRIKAAYVEPVDDKTLLENAIKGMLSNLDPHSAYLGPDDFAELQESTSGEFGGLGIEVGSEDGFVKVVSPIDDTPASKAGIQAGDFIVKINGQPTRGQSMTEAVDKMRGKIGQKITLTLVRDGGTPFDVTLTRAVIQVKSVKSQLLESGYGYIRITQFQVKTGEEVAKALAKMRKDNGKKLNGLVLDLRNNPGGVLQSAVEVVDHFITKGLIVYTKGRIANSELRFSATGNDLSEAVPLVVLINGGSASASEIVAGALQDQKRGVVMGTTSFGKGSVQTVLPLNNDRALKITTALYFTPNGRSIQAQGIVPDIEVRKAKITNEQDSEYFKEADLQGHLGNGNGGADKPTGSGGKAKPMPQDDDYQLAQALSLLKGLNITSGR, encoded by the coding sequence ATGCTGCATTTGTCCCGCCTCACCTCGCTGGCCCTGACGATCGCCCTCGTGATCGGTGCGCCGCTGGCTTTCGCCGCCGACCCGGCCCCGTTGGCCCCCGCCGCCTCGGCCGCGACCACCAAGGCCCCGCTGCCGCTGGATGAGCTGCGCACCTTTGCCGAAGTCATGGACCGGATCAAGGCCGCCTACGTGGAACCGGTGGACGACAAGACGCTGCTGGAGAACGCCATCAAAGGCATGCTCAGCAACCTTGACCCGCATTCGGCCTATCTGGGGCCGGACGATTTTGCCGAGCTGCAGGAAAGCACCAGCGGCGAGTTCGGGGGCCTGGGCATCGAGGTCGGCAGCGAAGACGGCTTCGTCAAAGTGGTATCGCCCATCGACGACACGCCCGCTTCCAAGGCTGGCATCCAGGCGGGCGACTTCATCGTCAAGATCAACGGCCAGCCGACCCGCGGCCAGAGCATGACCGAAGCGGTCGACAAGATGCGCGGCAAGATCGGCCAGAAGATTACCCTGACCCTGGTGCGAGACGGCGGTACGCCGTTCGACGTGACCCTGACCCGAGCAGTCATCCAGGTCAAGAGCGTGAAGAGCCAGCTGCTGGAATCGGGCTATGGCTATATCCGCATCACTCAATTCCAGGTCAAGACCGGCGAAGAAGTCGCCAAGGCCCTGGCCAAGATGCGCAAGGACAACGGCAAGAAACTCAACGGCCTGGTCCTGGACCTGCGCAACAACCCCGGCGGCGTGTTGCAGTCGGCTGTGGAAGTGGTGGATCACTTCATCACCAAGGGCCTGATCGTCTACACCAAGGGCCGCATCGCCAACTCCGAGCTGCGCTTCTCGGCCACCGGCAACGACCTGAGCGAAGCCGTGCCGCTGGTGGTGCTGATCAACGGCGGCAGCGCCTCGGCATCGGAAATCGTCGCCGGCGCCCTGCAGGACCAGAAACGCGGCGTGGTCATGGGCACTACCAGCTTCGGCAAGGGCTCGGTGCAAACTGTCTTGCCGTTGAACAACGACCGCGCCTTGAAGATCACCACCGCGCTGTACTTCACGCCCAACGGCCGCTCGATCCAGGCCCAGGGCATCGTCCCGGACATCGAGGTGCGCAAGGCCAAGATCACCAACGAGCAGGACAGCGAATACTTCAAGGAAGCCGACCTGCAAGGTCACCTGGGCAATGGCAACGGCGGCGCCGACAAACCGACCGGTTCCGGTGGCAAAGCCAAGCCGATGCCGCAGGATGATGATTACCAGTTGGCCCAGGCCTTGAGCTTGCTCAAAGGATTGAACATCACGTCCGGCCGCTGA
- a CDS encoding chorismate mutase, protein MTLRFKLGLALCATLSAATAQASPAPADLTPLLNAIGERLAIADQVALSKWDSHKPVEDRQREREVIAAAVAQAPNYKLSGETVEAFFSAQIEANKLVQYINLSDWSLEGKAPDLPRPDLVKEIRPKLDLLQKRLLQQLADFAPYRTDPQCPQWLAQATHHNKQHPVHRLALIRATAELCIAPKA, encoded by the coding sequence ATGACTTTGCGCTTCAAACTCGGCCTTGCGCTCTGCGCCACGCTGTCGGCCGCCACCGCCCAAGCCTCCCCAGCCCCCGCCGACCTGACTCCGCTGCTTAACGCCATCGGCGAACGCCTGGCCATCGCCGATCAAGTGGCGCTGAGCAAATGGGACAGCCATAAACCGGTGGAAGATCGTCAGCGCGAGCGTGAGGTCATTGCCGCCGCCGTCGCCCAGGCGCCGAACTACAAGCTGAGCGGCGAAACGGTGGAAGCGTTTTTCAGCGCCCAGATAGAAGCGAACAAATTGGTGCAATACATCAACTTGTCCGACTGGAGCCTGGAAGGAAAGGCCCCGGACCTTCCGCGTCCGGACTTGGTGAAAGAGATTCGGCCGAAACTCGACCTGTTGCAAAAACGCCTGTTGCAGCAACTGGCCGACTTCGCCCCCTACCGCACCGACCCACAATGCCCGCAGTGGCTGGCCCAGGCCACCCACCATAACAAGCAGCACCCCGTGCACCGGCTCGCGCTTATCCGGGCGACCGCAGAGCTGTGCATCGCGCCAAAAGCCTGA
- a CDS encoding substrate-binding periplasmic protein: protein MLKRLVLAFAGASLLLAGAARAADTSLVLLTENFPPYNMAKNGKNFAQDENIHGIAVDIVREIFKRADITYSLTLRFPWERIYKLALENPGYGVFVMARLPEREKLFKWVGPIGPDDWVMLAKADSQISLDSLEQARRFKIGAYKGDAIAETLAKQGLKPIVVLRDQDNAKKLVNGQIDLWATGDPAGRYLARQEGVSDLKTVLRFNSAELYLALNKDVPDDVVARLQTALDALRKEGAVDAIMARYL, encoded by the coding sequence ATGCTCAAACGCCTCGTTCTCGCCTTCGCCGGTGCCTCGTTGCTGCTCGCTGGCGCCGCCCGCGCCGCTGATACATCGCTGGTGTTGCTGACGGAAAACTTCCCGCCATACAACATGGCCAAGAACGGCAAGAACTTCGCCCAGGACGAAAACATCCATGGCATCGCCGTGGACATCGTCCGCGAGATATTCAAGCGCGCCGACATCACCTACAGCCTGACGCTGCGTTTCCCCTGGGAGCGGATCTACAAGCTCGCCCTGGAAAACCCCGGCTATGGCGTTTTCGTGATGGCCCGATTGCCAGAGCGCGAGAAACTCTTCAAATGGGTTGGCCCCATTGGTCCGGACGATTGGGTCATGCTGGCCAAGGCCGACAGCCAGATTTCCCTCGATTCGCTGGAGCAGGCGCGCAGATTCAAGATCGGCGCCTACAAGGGCGACGCGATTGCCGAGACATTGGCTAAGCAGGGATTGAAGCCGATTGTCGTGCTACGCGACCAGGACAATGCGAAGAAGCTGGTCAATGGCCAGATCGACCTCTGGGCAACCGGTGACCCGGCCGGACGTTACCTGGCGCGTCAGGAAGGGGTGAGTGACCTCAAGACGGTGCTGCGATTCAACAGCGCCGAGCTGTACCTGGCGCTGAACAAGGACGTGCCCGACGACGTGGTCGCTCGCCTTCAAACGGCCCTGGATGCGCTGCGCAAGGAAGGTGCAGTGGATGCGATCATGGCGCGGTATCTCTGA
- the ntrC gene encoding nitrogen regulation protein NR(I), with the protein MSRSETVWIVDDDRSIRWVLEKALQQEGMTTQSFDSADGVMSRLARQQPDVIISDIRMPGASGLDLLARIREQHPRLPVIIMTAHSDLDSAVASYQGGAFEYLPKPFDVDEAVSLVKRANQHAQEQQGLEEVPALARTPEIIGEAPAMQEVFRAIGRLSHSNITVLINGESGTGKELVAHALHRHSPRAASPFIALNMAAIPKDLMESELFGHEKGAFTGAANLRRGRFEQADGGTLFLDEIGDMPADTQTRLLRVLADGEFYRVGGHTPVKVDVRIIAATHQNLETLVHAGKFREDLFHRLNVIRIHIPRLADRREDIPTLARHFLSRAAQELAVEPKLLKSETEEYLKNLPWPGNVRQLENTCRWITVMASGREVHISDLPPELLSLPQDSAPVTNWEQALRQWADQALARGQSSLLDSAVPSFERIMIETALKHTAGRRRDAAVLLGWGRNTLTRKIKELGMKVDGGDDDDSEEG; encoded by the coding sequence ATGAGCCGTAGTGAAACCGTGTGGATCGTCGATGACGACCGTTCAATCCGATGGGTCTTGGAAAAAGCCTTGCAACAGGAAGGCATGACCACCCAGAGCTTCGACAGCGCCGATGGGGTGATGAGTCGCCTGGCCCGTCAGCAGCCCGACGTCATCATCTCTGACATCCGCATGCCTGGCGCCAGCGGCCTGGACCTGCTCGCGCGGATTCGCGAACAGCATCCGCGTTTGCCGGTGATCATCATGACCGCCCATTCCGACCTGGACAGTGCCGTGGCGTCGTACCAGGGCGGCGCCTTCGAATACCTGCCCAAGCCGTTCGATGTCGATGAGGCGGTCTCGCTGGTCAAGCGCGCCAACCAGCACGCCCAGGAACAACAGGGTCTGGAGGAAGTGCCCGCCCTGGCCCGCACCCCGGAAATCATCGGCGAAGCGCCGGCGATGCAGGAAGTGTTTCGCGCCATCGGCCGCCTGAGTCATTCCAACATCACCGTGCTGATCAACGGCGAGTCAGGCACCGGTAAGGAATTGGTGGCCCATGCGCTGCACCGCCACAGCCCACGGGCGGCATCGCCGTTCATTGCGCTGAACATGGCGGCGATTCCCAAGGATCTGATGGAGTCCGAGCTGTTCGGTCACGAAAAAGGCGCGTTCACCGGCGCGGCCAATCTGCGGCGCGGGCGTTTTGAACAGGCCGACGGCGGCACGTTGTTCCTTGATGAAATCGGCGACATGCCGGCCGACACCCAGACCCGCTTGCTGCGCGTGCTGGCGGACGGCGAGTTTTACCGCGTGGGCGGGCATACACCGGTCAAGGTCGACGTGCGCATCATCGCGGCAACCCACCAGAATCTGGAAACCCTGGTTCACGCCGGCAAGTTCCGTGAAGACTTGTTCCACCGCCTTAACGTGATCCGCATCCATATCCCGCGCCTGGCGGACCGTCGCGAAGACATCCCGACCCTGGCCCGTCACTTCCTCAGCCGCGCGGCCCAGGAACTGGCGGTAGAGCCCAAGCTGCTCAAGAGCGAAACCGAGGAATACCTCAAGAACCTGCCGTGGCCGGGCAACGTGCGTCAGCTGGAAAACACCTGCCGCTGGATCACGGTGATGGCTTCGGGTCGTGAAGTGCACATCAGCGACCTGCCGCCGGAGTTGTTGAGCCTGCCCCAGGATTCGGCACCGGTGACCAACTGGGAACAAGCCCTGCGCCAGTGGGCCGACCAAGCCTTGGCCCGCGGTCAATCGAGCCTGCTCGACAGCGCCGTGCCGAGTTTCGAGCGGATCATGATCGAAACCGCCCTCAAGCACACCGCCGGCCGCCGCCGCGACGCCGCCGTGTTGCTGGGCTGGGGCCGCAATACCTTGACTCGCAAGATCAAGGAATTGGGGATGAAGGTTGATGGTGGGGATGATGACGACAGCGAAGAGGGCTGA
- a CDS encoding divergent polysaccharide deacetylase family protein yields MGLRFTFVLLCLLAGAVNAAPAAPSSPHKAYLSLIIDDLGQNLPRDRRVLALPGPVTAAIMPDTPHAAEFAREAHRAGKLVMLHMPMDPATGPFAWHPELSIEELGKRLDAAFAAVPYTSGINNHMGSRMTAQPDAMAWLMANLQQRHKFFVDSRTSAQTVAAAEAQKIGLASVSRDVFLDDERTEAAIAHQLQTAIDLARRQGSAVMIGHPYPQTLAVLERELPRLKAQGVEWIDIKSMISLRSNQAMAGHGKDGVYRPR; encoded by the coding sequence ATGGGCCTGCGTTTTACCTTCGTCCTGTTGTGCCTGCTGGCGGGGGCCGTTAACGCGGCGCCCGCCGCACCCTCCTCGCCGCACAAGGCTTACCTGAGCCTGATCATCGATGACCTGGGGCAAAACCTGCCCCGGGACAGACGAGTACTGGCCCTGCCCGGGCCGGTCACCGCCGCGATCATGCCCGACACACCCCACGCCGCCGAATTCGCCCGCGAAGCCCATCGCGCCGGCAAACTGGTCATGCTGCACATGCCCATGGACCCCGCGACCGGGCCGTTCGCCTGGCATCCGGAACTGTCCATCGAAGAATTGGGCAAGCGCCTCGACGCCGCGTTTGCCGCCGTGCCCTACACCAGCGGAATCAACAACCACATGGGCAGCCGCATGACGGCCCAACCAGACGCGATGGCGTGGCTGATGGCGAATTTGCAGCAGCGCCACAAGTTTTTCGTCGACAGCCGCACCAGCGCCCAGACCGTCGCCGCCGCCGAGGCGCAGAAGATTGGCCTGGCCAGCGTCTCGCGGGATGTGTTCCTGGATGACGAACGCACCGAAGCCGCCATCGCCCACCAGCTCCAGACCGCCATCGACCTGGCCCGCCGACAGGGCTCGGCAGTGATGATCGGCCATCCCTACCCGCAAACCCTCGCGGTGCTCGAACGCGAGCTGCCCCGGCTCAAGGCCCAGGGCGTCGAGTGGATCGACATCAAGTCGATGATCAGCTTGCGCAGCAATCAGGCGATGGCCGGACATGGGAAAGATGGGGTTTATCGACCGCGATAA
- the glnL gene encoding nitrogen regulation protein NR(II), producing the protein MTISDALHRLLLDNLTTATILLDAELRLEYMNPAAEMLLAVSGQRSHGQFISELFTESAEALNSLRQAVEQAHPFTKREAMLTALTGQTLTVDYAVTPILNNGATLLLLEVHPRDRLLRITKEEAQLSKQETSKMLVRGLAHEIKNPLGGIRGAAQLLARELPEESLKDYTNVIIEEADRLRNLVDRMLGSNKLPSLAMCNVHEVLERVGSLVEAESQGCITLVRDYDPSIPDVLIDREQMIQAVLNIVRNAMQAISSQNELRLGRISLRTRAMRQFTIGHVRHRLVTKIEIIDNGPGIPAELQETIFFPMVSGRPDGTGLGLAITQNIISQHQGLIECESHPGHTTFSIFLPLEQGATST; encoded by the coding sequence ATGACCATTAGCGACGCACTACACCGCTTGCTACTCGACAATCTCACCACCGCGACCATCCTGCTCGATGCCGAACTGCGCCTCGAGTACATGAACCCGGCGGCGGAGATGCTCCTGGCCGTCAGCGGCCAGCGCAGCCACGGACAGTTCATCAGCGAGTTGTTCACCGAATCCGCCGAAGCGCTCAATTCCTTGCGCCAGGCCGTTGAACAGGCCCATCCGTTCACCAAGCGCGAAGCGATGTTGACCGCCCTGACCGGTCAGACCCTGACCGTGGACTATGCGGTCACGCCGATCCTGAACAACGGCGCAACCTTGCTGCTACTGGAGGTTCATCCGCGTGATCGCCTGCTGCGTATCACCAAGGAAGAAGCCCAGTTATCCAAGCAGGAAACCAGCAAGATGCTGGTGCGTGGCCTGGCCCACGAGATCAAGAACCCCCTTGGCGGGATTCGCGGTGCAGCGCAACTGTTGGCCCGCGAGCTGCCGGAAGAGAGCCTCAAGGACTACACCAACGTCATCATCGAGGAAGCCGACCGCTTGCGAAACCTGGTGGATCGCATGCTCGGTTCGAACAAGCTGCCGTCGCTGGCGATGTGCAATGTCCATGAAGTGCTGGAGCGCGTCGGCAGCCTGGTGGAAGCGGAAAGCCAGGGTTGCATCACCCTGGTGCGCGACTATGACCCGAGCATTCCAGACGTGCTGATCGACCGCGAGCAAATGATCCAGGCCGTGCTGAACATCGTGCGCAACGCGATGCAAGCCATCAGCAGCCAGAACGAGCTGCGCCTGGGCCGCATCAGCCTGCGCACCCGCGCCATGCGCCAATTCACTATCGGCCATGTGCGCCATCGCTTGGTGACCAAGATCGAGATCATCGACAACGGCCCGGGCATCCCTGCCGAGCTGCAGGAAACCATTTTCTTTCCCATGGTCAGTGGCCGCCCGGACGGTACCGGGCTCGGCCTTGCCATTACCCAGAACATCATCAGTCAGCACCAGGGCTTGATCGAATGTGAAAGCCACCCCGGCCACACCACTTTCTCGATCTTCCTGCCACTGGAACAAGGAGCCACATCGACATGA
- a CDS encoding DUF4124 domain-containing protein, which translates to MIRWLLALALSLAALPGVAQVYTYIDAQGNRVFTDQPRPSNAKKIQLSPGNRMPTPRTSTNSAPTAQAQPEPLFHYEMLRLLIPEPDATIRSTEGQLIVTAISEPSLKKGHRYRLLLDGQPTGAPGPSPVFALSNVDRGTHHLAVEILDEQDRIVERTANQPFHMQRMSLAQKRRVKPCALADYGQRPECPLAEKPEEEKSSILPFF; encoded by the coding sequence ATGATTCGCTGGCTGTTAGCGCTGGCGCTGTCGCTGGCCGCGCTGCCTGGGGTGGCGCAGGTCTATACCTACATCGACGCCCAGGGCAATCGCGTCTTCACCGACCAGCCGCGCCCCAGCAATGCGAAAAAAATACAACTTTCACCCGGCAACCGAATGCCGACGCCGCGCACCAGCACAAACTCGGCACCCACCGCCCAAGCCCAACCCGAGCCGCTGTTTCATTACGAAATGCTCCGGCTATTGATTCCAGAGCCGGACGCGACGATACGCAGCACCGAAGGACAGCTGATTGTCACGGCAATCAGCGAACCCAGCCTGAAGAAAGGCCACCGCTATCGCCTGCTGCTCGACGGCCAGCCGACCGGCGCGCCGGGGCCGAGCCCGGTATTTGCCCTGAGCAATGTCGACCGGGGCACTCATCATCTGGCGGTGGAAATCCTCGATGAGCAAGACCGCATCGTCGAACGTACCGCCAACCAGCCGTTTCACATGCAGCGCATGTCCCTGGCGCAAAAGCGCCGCGTCAAACCCTGCGCCTTGGCCGATTACGGCCAGCGCCCGGAATGCCCCCTCGCCGAAAAACCTGAAGAAGAAAAAAGCAGCATCCTGCCCTTCTTTTAA
- a CDS encoding rhodanese-like domain-containing protein, whose translation MVAHLIQFATNHYILVGIFVVLLALLVAHTMQGGGRSLSTGELTALVNKDAGVVVDIRPSKDYAAGHIVGALNIPQDKLIARAGELEKHKAKTVILVDAQGQHAGTLARELMKSGFTAAKLSGGVASWKADNLPLVK comes from the coding sequence ATGGTTGCTCACCTGATTCAATTTGCCACTAACCACTACATTCTCGTCGGTATTTTCGTCGTGCTGCTGGCGTTGCTGGTTGCTCACACGATGCAGGGCGGCGGCCGCAGCCTGAGCACTGGCGAACTGACCGCGCTGGTCAACAAGGACGCCGGCGTGGTGGTGGACATTCGCCCGAGCAAGGATTACGCCGCCGGTCACATTGTCGGGGCGCTGAACATTCCCCAGGACAAACTGATCGCACGGGCCGGTGAACTGGAAAAACACAAGGCCAAGACAGTGATCCTGGTGGACGCCCAAGGCCAGCATGCAGGCACCTTGGCCCGTGAACTGATGAAGTCCGGCTTCACCGCCGCCAAGCTGTCCGGTGGCGTTGCAAGCTGGAAAGCCGACAATCTGCCCCTGGTGAAGTGA
- the grxC gene encoding glutaredoxin 3 encodes MPHVVVYSSDYCPYCSRAKFLLQNKGVAFEEIKVDGKPQLRAEMTQKAGRTSVPQIWIGSTHVGGCDDLFALERAGKLDAMLKA; translated from the coding sequence ATGCCCCACGTTGTTGTCTATTCCAGCGATTACTGCCCCTATTGCTCCAGAGCCAAGTTCCTGCTCCAGAACAAAGGCGTGGCTTTCGAAGAGATCAAGGTCGACGGCAAGCCGCAATTGCGCGCCGAAATGACCCAGAAGGCCGGACGTACATCTGTGCCGCAGATCTGGATCGGCAGCACGCACGTGGGCGGCTGCGATGATCTGTTCGCCCTGGAGCGCGCCGGCAAGCTCGACGCGATGCTCAAGGCCTGA
- a CDS encoding DUF4124 domain-containing protein: MGRGFTALLLLLALPAGAQIYKYTDADGNTAYSNQPPQGVPAQAVELPPLNSIERQAPAGPGAPPAPADRDEPGNAYETLELTDIPTDEALRANNGTFTVGVRTRPRLQSPHQFRLLLDGQPYGQPTNVPRLQLVNVDRGEHSLAVQVIDGDNLVQQSETVMFTVQRVHQP; this comes from the coding sequence ATGGGTCGTGGTTTTACAGCATTGTTGCTGCTGTTGGCGCTGCCTGCCGGCGCGCAGATCTACAAGTACACCGACGCCGACGGCAACACCGCCTACAGTAACCAACCTCCCCAGGGCGTACCGGCCCAGGCGGTGGAACTGCCGCCGCTCAACAGCATTGAGCGCCAGGCTCCCGCCGGACCGGGCGCTCCGCCAGCCCCTGCGGACAGGGACGAGCCGGGCAACGCCTACGAGACACTGGAACTGACGGACATCCCCACCGACGAGGCGCTACGCGCCAACAACGGCACCTTCACCGTAGGTGTCCGGACCCGACCGCGCCTGCAAAGCCCTCACCAATTCCGGCTGCTCCTGGACGGGCAACCCTACGGCCAGCCGACCAATGTCCCACGCCTGCAACTGGTGAATGTCGATCGGGGCGAGCACAGCCTGGCGGTCCAAGTCATAGATGGGGATAACCTCGTGCAACAGAGCGAGACCGTTATGTTCACCGTCCAACGGGTGCACCAGCCATGA
- the gpmI gene encoding 2,3-bisphosphoglycerate-independent phosphoglycerate mutase, with protein sequence MTTTPKPLVLMILDGFGHSDSHESNAVYSANKPVLDRLWATVPNGLISGSGMDVGLPDGQMGNSEVGHMNLGAGRVVYQDFTRVTKSIRDGEFFENPTICASVDKAVAAGKAVHFMGLLSDGGVHSHQDHLIAMAELAFKRGAEKIYLHAFLDGRDTPPKSATSSIELLDATFQALGKGRIASIVGRYFAMDRDNRWDRVSQAYNLIVDGQAEFNAATAQEGLQAAYERGESDEFVKATTIGEPVKVEDGDAVVFMNFRADRARELTRVFVEDDFKEFNRARQPKLAGFVMLTQYAASIPAPSAFAAGSLDNVLGDYLAKNGKTQLRIAETEKYAHVTFFFSGGREEPFPGEERILIPSPKVATYDLQPEMSAPEVTDRIVDAIENQRYDVIVVNYANGDMVGHSGVFDAAVKAVECLDTCVGRIVEALEKVGGEALITADHGNVEQMSDESTGQAHTAHTTEPVPFIYVGKRDFKVREGGVLADVAPTMLMLLGMEKPAEMTGTSILV encoded by the coding sequence ATGACTACCACGCCTAAACCTTTGGTCCTGATGATTCTCGACGGCTTCGGTCACAGTGACAGCCACGAATCCAACGCTGTGTATTCGGCCAACAAGCCCGTGCTGGACCGCTTGTGGGCCACCGTGCCGAACGGCCTGATCTCCGGCAGCGGCATGGACGTCGGCTTGCCGGACGGCCAGATGGGCAACTCCGAAGTCGGCCACATGAACCTCGGCGCAGGCCGCGTGGTGTATCAGGACTTTACCCGGGTGACCAAATCGATCCGCGACGGCGAGTTCTTCGAAAACCCGACCATCTGCGCCTCCGTGGACAAAGCCGTCGCCGCCGGCAAGGCCGTGCACTTCATGGGCCTGTTGTCCGACGGTGGCGTTCACAGCCACCAGGACCACCTGATTGCCATGGCCGAACTGGCCTTCAAGCGCGGCGCCGAGAAAATCTACCTGCACGCCTTCCTCGATGGCCGCGACACGCCTCCTAAAAGCGCCACCTCATCGATCGAACTGCTGGATGCCACATTCCAAGCCCTGGGCAAGGGCCGCATCGCCAGCATCGTCGGGCGTTATTTCGCCATGGACCGCGACAACCGTTGGGACCGCGTGTCCCAGGCCTATAACCTGATCGTCGACGGCCAGGCCGAATTCAATGCGGCCACCGCCCAGGAAGGCCTGCAAGCCGCCTACGAACGCGGCGAAAGCGACGAATTCGTCAAGGCCACCACCATCGGTGAGCCGGTCAAGGTCGAAGACGGCGACGCGGTGGTGTTCATGAATTTCCGCGCCGACCGTGCCCGCGAGCTGACCCGTGTGTTTGTCGAGGACGATTTCAAGGAATTCAACCGCGCGCGCCAACCGAAACTCGCCGGCTTCGTGATGTTGACCCAATACGCGGCCAGCATCCCTGCCCCATCGGCCTTCGCCGCCGGCAGCCTGGACAACGTGCTGGGCGATTACCTGGCAAAGAACGGCAAGACCCAGCTGCGTATCGCCGAAACCGAGAAATATGCCCACGTGACGTTCTTTTTCTCCGGTGGCCGCGAAGAACCTTTCCCGGGCGAAGAACGCATCCTGATCCCCTCGCCGAAAGTCGCTACCTACGACTTGCAGCCTGAGATGAGCGCGCCGGAAGTGACCGACCGCATCGTCGACGCCATTGAAAACCAGCGTTACGACGTGATCGTGGTCAACTACGCCAACGGCGACATGGTCGGCCATAGCGGTGTGTTCGACGCGGCGGTCAAGGCCGTGGAATGCCTGGACACCTGCGTCGGTCGCATCGTCGAGGCCCTGGAGAAGGTCGGCGGCGAAGCGCTGATCACGGCTGACCACGGCAACGTCGAGCAAATGTCCGACGAATCCACCGGCCAGGCCCACACCGCCCACACCACCGAGCCGGTGCCGTTCATTTATGTCGGCAAGCGCGACTTCAAGGTCCGCGAGGGTGGCGTGCTGGCTGACGTGGCACCGACCATGCTGATGCTGCTGGGGATGGAAAAGCCGGCCGAGATGACCGGGACTTCGATTCTGGTCTGA
- the secB gene encoding protein-export chaperone SecB gives MTDQQNTAASEEEAAPQFSLQRIYVRDLSFEAPKSPAIFRQQWEPSVGLDLNTRQKALEDDFHEVVLTLSVTVKNGDEVAFIAEVQQAGIFLIKNLDAASMSHTLGAFCPNILFPYARETLDSLVTRGSFPALMLAPVNFDALYAQELQRMQQEGAATVQ, from the coding sequence ATGACTGACCAACAGAACACAGCTGCCAGCGAAGAAGAAGCCGCACCGCAATTCTCCTTGCAGCGTATCTACGTACGTGACCTGTCCTTCGAAGCCCCGAAAAGCCCGGCGATCTTTCGCCAGCAATGGGAGCCGAGCGTAGGCCTGGACCTGAACACTCGCCAGAAAGCCCTGGAAGATGATTTCCACGAAGTGGTGCTGACCCTGTCGGTGACCGTGAAAAACGGTGACGAAGTCGCTTTCATCGCCGAAGTGCAGCAGGCCGGGATCTTCCTGATCAAGAACCTGGACGCGGCTTCGATGAGCCACACCCTGGGCGCGTTCTGCCCGAACATCCTGTTCCCGTATGCCCGCGAGACCCTGGACAGCCTGGTGACCCGCGGTTCGTTCCCGGCCCTGATGCTGGCCCCGGTGAACTTCGACGCCCTGTACGCGCAAGAATTGCAGCGCATGCAGCAGGAAGGCGCTGCGACCGTTCAATAA